TTTCGCCAATCACTTTTGGATCGGGCTGCAACAGGTCGTAGCTGATCGGGCGGTAGCCGGACGGCACATGGCTCATTTCCGTCCGGTATGCCCACCACGGCCCGACCGGGATCAACACCGCCGATAGCACCAGCCCAACCCACGCCATGCCGCGCCCGGTCAATTCTTCCGGCCGCGCCCGAATCTGCCGCAACGCCATGATCGACCAAATCACTCCCGCGATCGGCACCGCCAGCAGCCAATAGTCGAGCAGCGACAGCAGCGACAACAGGCCCAACACCAGCGCCACCACCGCGGCCGAACTGAGAGCCAGGTATTGGTCGAAGCCGTCTTCCTCGTCGAGTTGCCCCTCGGCCTCCAATTGCGGGTTTTCGTGCGTGTCGATGCTCATAACGCGTGGCGGGAAATGAGATTCGTGGTTTGCTTGTCTTCGGCTCTACCAATTCAATCGCTCGGGGGCTCCGTGCCCTCCGGCGCGGCCGCACGATCGTAGTAGGCACACTCCGTGTGCCGCCTGCGCCTCTTGGTGCGTTGCGCGACGAGCAAGCGCAGACGGCACACGGAGTGTGCCCACTACATTGAATGCGCTTTCCTACTGTTTCGAACCGGCGACGTTCGCGCTGCCGCGGTTGCTGCGGTTCACGACCACCAGCACCACGGCGCCAAGCACCGCGCCGATCGCTACCACTAGTTCGGCCATTGGCAGCATGCGGCTCGACGATGCGGTGGCGTTCGGCGATGTCGATCCATCGGGTGAAGCGGTGGTTGCCGCGGCGGTTCCTGCGGCTGAGCCCGCAGCGCCCGATTCCGACGTTGATTTATACGCGGCCGGAGTGACCGGAGTTTGCGAATTTTCCGCCGGGGCTGCTCCGCCCGCTGGTGCCCCTGCTGC
The sequence above is a segment of the Pirellulales bacterium genome. Coding sequences within it:
- a CDS encoding DUF4190 domain-containing protein; this translates as MSIDTHENPQLEAEGQLDEEDGFDQYLALSSAAVVALVLGLLSLLSLLDYWLLAVPIAGVIWSIMALRQIRARPEELTGRGMAWVGLVLSAVLIPVGPWWAYRTEMSHVPSGYRPISYDLLQPDPKVIGEMVPQSARDLSSQKVYIKGYVYAGSDAAGIQKFVLCRDAGTCCFGGNPKITDRIVVSLANPSGMIYTKQPVRVAGTFRFSPRQAPGGIGVAYYHLDNAELR